The following proteins come from a genomic window of Nitrosopumilaceae archaeon AB1(1):
- a CDS encoding CFI-box-CTERM domain-containing protein has protein sequence MSPTLLHINAPLILTPEHQNVTINYTAASFGNTTNITAGLSAKLVSTNDITVTIPTSTNITHDGTWDSQFLAPRNATITVPSTTVGQIATSHVTITVITLGDTTTDLNLNKVASLLFENQGGNNYSAYYANSTNSAPTSIFSCGTSNITEINTNLTTSSTNECFVDDNTHVTIYTTHLSTYALISSTNTSIGPLITLIGNATVYVEQGNAYTDQGAITNDGSALVIGGDTVDTDTLGNYTITFDSTNSAGDAIQVNRTIVVRDTIRPTVVGTPVYDTIAHTLTVTFSENINTINPSQVSIIGARFNASNITYTNNPTLVFTFNITESELIAKSFSMYAQNVDLRAIVDVANNSLISLVNTVHLDNLSFNIQSNVTSSDQVVSPTILRIDTPLILTPEHQNVIINYTAASFGNTITITAGLSAKLVSTYDITVMIPTSTNITHDGTWDSQFLAPRTATITIPSTTVGQTTTSHVTITAITLGDVTIDLNLGDTVASIVFENQGGNNYNAYYVNTIGSTPTQISSCGTSNITEINTLLTTTTTNECFVDDNTHVTIYTTHLSTYALTSSTSTTSTTSIQVPASIPFTSSGGGSSSGGGGGAGRIFTGGQTPIIAEAIIHKISWEVTDDKKLVEIIASPSSDDAFVTVSSSKLGVITTQLSLTQPYSDRVVYLGLVSSDERFVSVKASVYSNTFFTSEQKLVDVSQPTGSITFDSTLPVTSTGTIKDDKTIKDDKTIKDDKTIKDDKTIKDDKTIKDDKTIKDDKTIKDDKTIMDNKTIKDDKTMNNDNSTTTTGEGGCLIATAVYGTELSQQVQMLREIRDTTLMTSLPGISFITSFNQIYYTFSPVIADAERENPLLREIIQTILYPLLSSVSIMTMADDSENSVLALGLLVIAINLLIYVGLPTLAFVYLHKKIKSVKLVS, from the coding sequence GTGTCCCCTACACTTCTTCATATAAACGCACCATTAATTCTCACACCTGAACATCAAAATGTTACTATCAATTATACTGCTGCTTCTTTTGGCAATACTACTAATATCACTGCAGGATTAAGTGCCAAACTTGTATCTACTAATGACATTACAGTCACGATACCTACTAGTACTAATATTACTCATGATGGTACTTGGGATTCGCAATTCCTTGCACCACGTAATGCTACTATTACTGTACCATCTACAACTGTAGGTCAAATTGCTACTAGTCATGTAACGATTACAGTTATAACTTTGGGAGATACAACCACTGATCTTAACCTAAACAAAGTTGCATCTCTTTTATTTGAAAATCAAGGCGGAAATAATTATAGTGCATATTATGCAAATTCTACAAACTCTGCACCAACCTCGATTTTCTCTTGTGGTACTAGCAATATCACTGAAATTAATACGAATTTAACTACTAGTTCCACAAACGAATGTTTTGTAGATGACAATACTCATGTAACAATTTACACCACTCACCTATCCACCTATGCTCTAATATCTTCCACCAATACCTCTATTGGACCACTAATCACACTAATTGGTAATGCTACTGTTTATGTAGAGCAAGGCAATGCATATACTGATCAAGGCGCCATTACTAATGATGGCTCTGCATTAGTCATTGGCGGTGACACTGTAGACACTGATACCTTGGGCAACTATACCATCACTTTTGACTCTACGAATTCGGCAGGAGATGCTATCCAAGTGAATCGAACCATAGTTGTTCGTGATACTATACGACCCACAGTTGTTGGTACTCCAGTATATGACACTATAGCACATACTCTAACTGTTACATTTAGTGAAAATATAAATACAATTAATCCATCACAAGTGAGTATAATAGGAGCACGTTTCAACGCTTCTAATATTACTTATACAAATAATCCCACTTTGGTTTTTACTTTTAATATCACAGAATCTGAATTAATAGCTAAATCTTTTAGTATGTATGCTCAAAATGTGGATCTTAGAGCAATTGTGGATGTTGCAAATAATAGTTTAATATCTCTTGTTAATACTGTACATCTTGATAATCTGTCTTTCAACATCCAAAGTAATGTTACATCAAGCGATCAGGTGGTGTCTCCTACCATTCTTCGTATAGACACACCATTAATTCTCACACCTGAACATCAAAATGTTATTATCAATTATACCGCTGCTTCTTTTGGCAATACTATTACTATCACTGCAGGATTAAGTGCCAAACTTGTATCTACTTATGACATTACAGTCATGATACCTACTAGTACTAATATCACTCACGATGGTACTTGGGATTCGCAATTCCTTGCACCACGTACTGCTACTATTACTATACCCTCTACAACTGTAGGTCAGACTACTACTAGTCATGTAACGATTACAGCTATAACTTTGGGAGATGTAACAATTGATCTCAACCTAGGTGATACAGTTGCGTCTATTGTATTTGAAAATCAAGGTGGAAATAATTATAATGCATATTATGTAAATACTATTGGCTCTACACCAACCCAGATATCATCCTGTGGTACTAGTAATATCACAGAAATTAATACTCTTTTAACCACTACTACCACAAACGAATGTTTTGTAGATGACAACACTCATGTAACAATTTACACCACACACCTATCCACCTATGCTCTAACATCTTCAACCAGTACCACTAGTACCACTAGTATTCAAGTACCTGCATCTATTCCATTTACTAGTAGTGGTGGTGGCAGTAGCTCAGGAGGAGGCGGCGGCGCAGGTCGTATATTCACTGGTGGTCAAACCCCAATAATTGCAGAGGCTATTATTCACAAAATATCTTGGGAAGTAACTGATGATAAAAAACTAGTTGAAATTATTGCTAGCCCATCATCTGATGATGCTTTTGTTACTGTTAGTAGTTCCAAACTAGGAGTAATTACAACTCAACTCTCCCTAACACAGCCCTACTCTGATAGAGTTGTCTATTTGGGTCTAGTGTCTTCTGATGAACGCTTTGTATCTGTAAAGGCTAGTGTATACTCTAATACTTTCTTTACAAGTGAACAAAAATTAGTAGATGTTTCTCAACCCACAGGGTCCATCACTTTTGATTCTACATTACCTGTTACATCTACCGGTACCATAAAGGATGATAAAACCATAAAGGATGATAAAACCATAAAGGATGATAAAACCATAAAGGATGATAAAACCATAAAGGATGATAAAACCATAAAGGATGATAAAACCATAAAGGATGATAAAACCATAAAGGATGATAAAACCATAATGGACAATAAAACCATAAAGGATGATAAAACCATGAATAATGATAACTCTACTACCACTACTGGTGAAGGTGGTTGTCTAATCGCAACAGCAGTATATGGAACTGAGCTTTCACAACAAGTACAAATGCTCAGAGAGATACGTGATACAACTTTAATGACTAGTCTACCTGGAATATCCTTCATAACATCATTCAACCAAATCTATTACACCTTTTCACCTGTAATTGCAGATGCTGAGCGTGAAAACCCTCTACTGCGTGAAATAATTCAGACTATTCTGTATCCTCTACTCTCTAGTGTCTCTATAATGACGATGGCAGATGACTCGGAGAATAGTGTGTTGGCTTTGGGATTACTTGTAATTGCTATCAACTTGCTAATTTATGTTGGTCTACCAACATTGGCATTTGTTTATCTACATAAAAAAATTAAATCTGTCAAACTCGTATCTTAA
- a CDS encoding DUF2341 domain-containing protein yields MDSSQVIGNHENFTALISINDTNLNSIHVQSAGQDIRFTTTDGTTLLEYEIVSFTNDAFGGTLVAWVRLPTLSNTSDTTLYMYYNVSTASSIAYPDVWDSDYEIIYHMDQSTFRAHSILDSSGNDCHATPDYIGPTAFDFNDLVAAQIGNGINFDGVDRNNGVYLELPDLAGSLFNNTDFTISIWANIDIIKSGARIIDFGNGEAQDNILIATPGNTESLRYEVLQTDESRGVTASDILQEGQWAYFTVVHESSGTATIYKNGTSITSGAVHTSNNVTRTSNYIGQSNWRADSYFDGKFDEFRLSSTARSADWIATEYANQNSPSTFFNVSGAQDRSGATVVPRTAPIITLNGSAIIYVEQGSAYTEQGATAHDGSAIVIGGDTVDTDTSGNYTITYDSADSAGNNALQVKRIIVVRDTTNPTVVGTPIYDTLAHTLTVTFSENVIIPNSPRLGIIAGAFTTTNVDSTNNPILVFTFNNSISENVIDTNLQPSSGANVHFPTASVLDTANNALAECRKKLKRPK; encoded by the coding sequence TATAAGATTCACTACTACTGATGGCACTACCCTCTTAGAGTATGAAATTGTATCATTTACTAATGATGCTTTTGGTGGTACCCTAGTAGCTTGGGTTCGTCTACCTACTTTGAGCAATACCAGTGATACCACACTCTACATGTATTATAATGTCTCAACAGCGTCATCTATTGCATATCCTGATGTTTGGGATTCAGACTATGAAATAATTTATCACATGGATCAATCCACTTTTCGTGCACACTCTATACTAGACTCATCAGGGAATGATTGTCATGCAACACCAGATTATATAGGCCCTACTGCCTTTGACTTTAATGATTTAGTAGCTGCACAAATTGGTAATGGAATAAACTTTGATGGAGTGGACAGAAACAACGGTGTTTATCTTGAACTTCCAGACTTGGCAGGTAGTCTATTCAACAATACAGACTTTACCATCTCAATATGGGCAAATATTGATATCATTAAAAGTGGGGCTAGAATCATTGATTTTGGCAATGGTGAGGCACAAGACAATATTCTAATTGCTACCCCTGGCAATACCGAGAGTTTAAGATATGAAGTGCTACAGACTGACGAATCTCGGGGTGTCACAGCTAGTGATATTCTACAGGAAGGTCAATGGGCATACTTTACAGTTGTACATGAATCATCAGGTACAGCAACTATCTACAAAAATGGTACCTCAATTACTAGTGGTGCTGTGCATACATCTAATAATGTGACTAGAACATCAAACTATATCGGACAATCCAATTGGAGAGCTGATTCCTACTTTGATGGCAAATTCGATGAATTCCGACTATCATCTACTGCTCGCTCTGCAGACTGGATTGCAACAGAGTATGCAAATCAAAACTCACCTTCTACTTTCTTTAATGTATCTGGAGCGCAGGATAGATCTGGCGCTACTGTTGTACCTAGAACCGCTCCGATCATCACACTAAATGGTAGTGCTATTATTTACGTAGAGCAAGGCAGTGCATATACTGAACAAGGCGCCACCGCTCATGATGGCTCTGCAATAGTCATTGGTGGTGATACTGTAGACACTGATACCTCGGGCAACTATACCATCACGTATGACTCTGCTGATTCGGCAGGAAATAATGCCCTTCAAGTAAAAAGAATTATAGTTGTTCGTGACACTACTAACCCAACAGTCGTTGGTACTCCGATATATGATACTTTAGCACATACTCTAACTGTTACCTTTAGTGAAAATGTAATCATACCTAATTCACCACGATTGGGTATAATTGCAGGAGCATTCACTACTACTAATGTTGATTCTACAAACAATCCTATTTTGGTTTTTACTTTTAATAACAGTATATCTGAAAATGTGATTGATACAAATCTACAACCAAGTTCTGGAGCTAATGTACATTTCCCTACAGCTTCTGTTTTAGATACTGCAAATAATGCTTTAGCTGAATGTAGGAAAAAACTTAAACGTCCAAAGTAA